A genome region from Paradevosia shaoguanensis includes the following:
- a CDS encoding ABC transporter ATP-binding protein: MSAFLSLRQVGKDYPLAKRGPFEPRRTLRAVDDISLDVNEGETLGLVGESGCGKSSLARLVVQLEAPTRGSVSLDGVELASLGKSALKRARRDFQMIFQDPYASLNPRMKARAIIGEALRNYRVGTPAQIEARVEELARQVGLGAHLLDRFPHELSGGQCQRIGIARAIALNPRLIVADEAVSALDVSIQAQILNLIIRLQKEMGLTLIFVSHDMSVVAHVADRVAVMYLGRIVELGSTEAVFERPVHPYTRTLLAAVPTPTPAARGRRTAPAGEMPSPLNPPSGCHFRTRCAYATEQCAEVAPQLRDIGDGQRVACHHAEALLSPVVSEAIHA, translated from the coding sequence ATGAGCGCCTTCCTCTCCCTGCGCCAGGTCGGTAAGGATTATCCCCTGGCCAAGCGCGGTCCCTTCGAGCCCCGCCGTACCCTGCGCGCGGTGGACGACATTTCGCTGGACGTGAACGAGGGCGAGACGCTCGGACTTGTCGGCGAAAGCGGTTGCGGCAAATCTTCGCTGGCGCGCCTCGTGGTTCAGCTCGAGGCACCGACCCGGGGGAGCGTATCGCTCGACGGTGTGGAACTGGCGAGTCTCGGCAAAAGCGCCCTCAAGCGTGCGCGGCGCGACTTCCAGATGATCTTCCAGGACCCCTACGCGTCGCTCAATCCGCGGATGAAGGCACGTGCCATCATCGGCGAGGCGCTGCGCAACTATCGTGTCGGTACACCTGCCCAGATCGAGGCGCGCGTGGAGGAACTCGCGCGGCAGGTGGGCCTCGGCGCACACCTGCTCGACCGTTTTCCGCACGAACTCTCGGGAGGACAATGCCAGCGCATCGGCATTGCCCGTGCCATCGCGCTCAATCCCAGGCTGATCGTGGCCGACGAGGCCGTCTCGGCGCTCGACGTCTCCATCCAGGCGCAGATCCTGAACCTCATCATTCGGCTGCAGAAGGAGATGGGGCTGACGCTCATCTTCGTCTCACACGATATGTCGGTGGTTGCGCATGTCGCCGACCGCGTGGCGGTGATGTATCTCGGCCGCATTGTCGAGCTGGGCAGCACAGAGGCCGTGTTCGAGCGGCCGGTGCATCCCTATACGCGCACGCTGCTCGCGGCCGTTCCTACGCCCACGCCCGCTGCCCGGGGACGTCGCACTGCGCCGGCCGGCGAGATGCCGAGCCCGCTCAACCCGCCTTCAGGCTGCCATTTCCGAACACGCTGCGCTTACGCCACTGAGCAGTGCGCGGAGGTGGCGCCGCAGCTGCGGGACATCGGGGACGGCCAGCGGGTCGCCTGCCACCATGCCGAAGCCCTGCTTTCGCCCGTCGTATCGGAGGCCATTCATGCCTGA
- a CDS encoding alpha/beta fold hydrolase — MPEPLVLLPGLQSDHRSWVNQTRHFSPSRQVIVPQRHQHCDSIAEMGERVLEQLPPRFHLAAWSMGGYIALQLLPKLAGRLLSLTLVSTSARPEDPASTARRMEILDLAEREGMAASNRRSMTQACLDFDAIDPDIRAGLRDASVELGLEAFRGQQRAIINRPDSRGMLRLVDCPTLVLVGDQDTVTPPECAREIHEAIAGSRFVVIENCGHCAPLEYPELVNALLEDWWSRGYQSDLRSSAAGA, encoded by the coding sequence ATGCCTGAACCGCTCGTCCTCCTTCCCGGGCTGCAATCGGACCATCGTTCGTGGGTGAACCAGACCCGCCATTTCAGCCCGTCCCGCCAGGTGATCGTGCCCCAGCGGCACCAGCATTGCGACAGCATTGCCGAGATGGGCGAGCGGGTGCTCGAACAATTGCCGCCGCGCTTTCACCTCGCGGCCTGGTCGATGGGGGGCTACATCGCCCTGCAATTGCTGCCGAAGCTGGCGGGGCGGCTGCTCAGCCTCACGCTGGTCTCGACCTCGGCCCGACCCGAGGATCCGGCGAGCACGGCGCGGCGCATGGAAATACTCGACCTGGCCGAACGCGAAGGCATGGCCGCATCGAACCGCCGCAGCATGACGCAGGCCTGTCTCGATTTCGATGCCATCGATCCGGATATCCGGGCCGGGTTGCGCGATGCCTCGGTGGAACTCGGGCTCGAGGCGTTTCGTGGCCAGCAGAGGGCGATCATCAATCGCCCGGACTCGCGGGGCATGCTGCGCCTGGTCGACTGTCCGACGCTGGTGTTGGTGGGCGACCAGGACACGGTCACTCCGCCGGAGTGCGCCCGGGAGATTCACGAAGCCATCGCGGGCTCGCGCTTCGTCGTCATCGAGAATTGCGGCCATTGCGCGCCACTCGAATATCCCGAGCTGGTCAACGCATTGCTGGAAGACTGGTGGTCACGCGGGTACCAGTCCGACTTGAGGTCGTCAGCCGCGGGAGCCTGA
- a CDS encoding sugar phosphate isomerase/epimerase family protein: MIEEDLSIGDKFRLVADLGFDGIELDAPNDLPVAEVLAARDATGLAIPGVVNAAHWKTPLTDPDPAVREACVATTIEALRLAKAYGAETMLLVPGVVNDKTSYAAAYDRAVEGIDRLLPHAEEIGVSIALENVWNDFLLSPLEAAHLVDGFDSPRLGWYFDVGNVMRYGRPSDWIEALGSRIMRIDIKEYSLKRMNAEGPWKGFDVALGEGDIDWAQVNRSLAAIGYNGWVSVEVPGGNRQHLADIKARLDRIVSL; this comes from the coding sequence ATGATCGAGGAAGATCTTTCCATCGGCGACAAGTTCCGGCTCGTTGCCGATCTCGGGTTTGACGGCATCGAGCTCGATGCTCCCAACGATCTGCCGGTTGCGGAAGTTCTTGCGGCGCGGGATGCGACCGGGCTGGCTATTCCGGGTGTCGTCAACGCGGCGCACTGGAAGACGCCGCTGACCGATCCCGACCCGGCCGTTCGCGAGGCGTGCGTGGCGACAACCATCGAGGCGTTGCGGCTGGCCAAGGCTTATGGGGCAGAGACGATGCTGCTGGTGCCGGGCGTCGTCAACGACAAGACGAGTTATGCCGCCGCCTATGATCGGGCGGTCGAAGGCATCGATCGGCTGTTGCCGCATGCCGAGGAGATCGGCGTTTCGATTGCGCTGGAAAACGTGTGGAACGACTTCCTGCTGAGCCCGCTGGAGGCTGCGCACCTTGTCGACGGTTTCGACAGCCCGCGCCTGGGTTGGTATTTCGATGTCGGCAACGTCATGCGCTATGGCCGTCCGAGCGACTGGATCGAGGCCCTGGGCTCGCGCATCATGCGCATCGACATCAAGGAATACAGCCTCAAGCGCATGAATGCCGAAGGCCCGTGGAAGGGCTTCGATGTCGCGCTCGGGGAAGGCGATATCGATTGGGCACAGGTCAATCGCAGCCTTGCCGCAATCGGCTACAATGGCTGGGTTTCGGTCGAGGTGCCGGGCGGCAATCGCCAGCACCTCGCCGATATCAAGGCGCGCCTCGACCGGATCGTCAGCCTCTGA
- a CDS encoding sugar phosphate isomerase/epimerase family protein produces the protein MKLGLSSYSFRPMLVDGQLTVDGMFDWLRENGAEHLEIATFSFAKRGTEANYDLASEEETLRQLEAASARTNIPISGFCMAANFLGSDSERRAQIENVKRYVDLCQRFGAGFLRHDVVPWHLRPSTEEFEREFAVIADASREVAEYGAAHGVVTSVEDHGFFMNSSERVLRLIHAVNNPNFRFTLDVGNFLCVDEDPHVATRRSLPFASFVHLKDFYVRRTEPGPGWLETAGGQFIRGSVFGFGDLDTKGLIESVVASGYDGFVSLEYEGNEPTLYGCEVGLNNIRRMLDEVRG, from the coding sequence ATGAAACTGGGTCTTTCCTCCTATAGCTTCCGCCCGATGCTGGTGGATGGCCAGCTGACCGTCGACGGCATGTTCGATTGGCTGCGCGAAAACGGGGCGGAGCATCTCGAAATCGCCACCTTCTCCTTTGCGAAGCGCGGCACCGAGGCGAACTACGACCTTGCCTCCGAAGAGGAGACCCTGCGGCAGCTCGAAGCGGCTTCCGCGCGTACCAATATTCCCATCTCGGGCTTTTGCATGGCGGCCAACTTTCTCGGCTCCGACAGCGAGCGGCGCGCCCAGATCGAGAACGTGAAGCGCTATGTCGACCTTTGCCAGCGCTTCGGCGCGGGCTTCCTGCGGCATGACGTGGTGCCCTGGCACCTGCGCCCCAGCACCGAAGAATTCGAGCGCGAATTCGCCGTCATCGCGGATGCCAGCCGGGAAGTGGCCGAATACGGCGCCGCCCACGGCGTCGTCACCAGCGTCGAGGACCACGGCTTCTTCATGAATTCGAGCGAGCGCGTCCTGCGCCTGATCCACGCCGTGAACAACCCGAACTTCCGCTTCACGCTCGATGTCGGCAATTTCCTCTGCGTCGATGAGGACCCGCACGTCGCCACCCGCCGTAGCCTGCCCTTTGCCAGCTTCGTACACCTTAAGGACTTCTATGTGCGTCGCACCGAGCCCGGCCCGGGCTGGCTCGAGACTGCCGGCGGCCAGTTCATCCGCGGCTCGGTGTTCGGCTTCGGCGACCTCGACACCAAGGGCCTGATCGAGAGCGTCGTTGCCTCCGGCTACGATGGATTCGTGTCGCTCGAATACGAGGGCAACGAGCCCACCCTTTATGGCTGCGAGGTTGGCCTCAATAATATCCGCCGCATGCTGGACGAGGTCAGAGGCTGA